GTATATCCTGCTTATcggggagaaaaaaaaagaaaaagcaacgtGCGCTTGTCTAGGCCTTTATGGATTAGGTCCTGCTATTCATTCCATGATTGGTCTTTACTTAACCTGTTCGGGATGGGCGTGTTGTTACCTAAGGTTCCTGGTTCGAGGAGTAGTGGTTCGCCTGAAGTTGGATATCTTATAGGACAACGATCAGCTGTAGTGTTGATTAAGGTAGGTGTTAGAATGTTCCAATTCAGAAGAAAGCAGCTATCTTTTCGTGGGTATATACTGGGATAGTTTCAATCGGACATTGATTTCAAACATGATGGCCTCGTGTCATCTGCGATACCGATTTTTCTGTGTATTATTTGTATATGACAATTGAGGGTATTGGTAGCTTTGCACgtactatatatagtattgtTGTCTTGTTTCATCTGATGTGCTTGCTGTAGATGCCGGGTCTAAACTACCTAATATGTACAGACATTATGCATATAAACGGACCAGACAGTCAAGAGATTCATGCCAGTGAGACCAACACAGCAAATTATGAACAGCTGAAGAAAACTAGGATCTAATCATCATGGTGATGGATGGGAACGGACCCAAGGCCGACCGCTCCTGATTGGCCGAGGGGTGCTTCCTGCCGGACAGCGTTAGTGTGAACAGGTGACCTTGGACCTGACACGCCGAGTCCAGACGGGAGCGCAATTGCGATAGTCCGTCTGCGCGGAGTAAAGTTTTTGaagaatttaaaaatttctGATCGCGTCTTCTCCATCTATCTCCCCTACCTCTACAATCATCTCCTCCCCCCATTTTCCCCTCGGGTTTCGCATAGAATTGCCTCCCGAATCGTATCTTCAGAGCTTCTCGTACCCTTTTCTCGCCATTTTTAATCGACCGAGCTTAGGTCGTCGTCGCCATCATGTCCACCGACTTTGGAGCTTCGTTGCTTGATCGCCTCCAGGGATCCGAGCCCACTGAGGCgcaattgaagaagatgtctTTCCTCGAAGAGAAGCGCTCTCGCATTGACGTCGACTGCCGTAAGTCTTACATCGATCGCATCGAGCGCCGCGCGGTATAACTAATCCTGGCAGTTCGCGACAGCACCCTGAAGATGCGTGATTGGTACAACGAGCGCGATGCTTTCGTCAACGGAAACGATGAAATCAAGGAGAACTTCTGGGTTCGCGTCTTCGCCAATGCCCCTAGCGAGATCGACCAGTACATCATGACCCCTGATGCGGCGGCTCTGGGATCTACCCTCACGAACCTGAAGGTGGAACGATTCGAGCTTAATGAGCAGGGCCAGGGTGAGCCCCGCAGCATTCGCTTAACCTTCGAATTCCGTACTGGCGAGGAAAACCCATTCTTCGAGAACGAGAAGCTCGTCAAGGAGCTCTACTGGCGCAGGAGGTCCGTCAAGAATGCTGATGGCAAGACCAAGTCCTGGGAGGGCCTTGTCTCCGAGCCGGTTCGCATTCAGTGGAAGAAGGACATGGATCTCACTAAGGGCTTGCTCGATGCGGCTTGCGACCTGgccgaggccgagaagggTGGAAAGGACCGCAAGAAGCTCCcggagttggagaagctgaagaacaagattgTTGAGCTGGAGACCACTGCTGAccaggaggatgaggatgaggatttCCCCCTCAGCCCCGCAGGCGCaagcttcttcgccttcttcggcTACCGGGGTAACGATGTATCTGCAGAGGAGTCGAAGGTCGCTACTAAGCAGGCTGACGAGCGCTTTGCCAAGTTGTCTAAAGGAGAGACagtcgaggatgaggaggaagaggaggacgaagaatTCGAAGACATTGAGGTCTTCCCAGACGGAGAGCAGCTTGCTATCGCCATTGCCGACGATTTGTGGCCCCATGCTCTCGAACTTTTCAGTAAGTTGTTCATACCAAATCGTTGGAATAGATTATCTAACGGTGTCAAGATCGCGATGAGGGGATGGATATCGAGGAACTCGAGGGTGAcgttgatgacgaagatgaggatgacggagacgacgaggaagacgcacgccccaagaagaagaccaaggtgTAAGCCTGTAATCTTCTTTTTGACCGACTGATTCGCATGACGATTTCTATTTTGAACTTTTTTTGCTTGGTTTCTTACAGGGCGATGACCAGGATTAGTAATAGGACAAGCACGAAAATGAGAACGGCGATGCAAAACGAGGACATTGTATCTATGTAATATTCAGTTAGCCTTGATGTCAAAAGCGAATAATAAGGGGCCGAAAGTACGACGAAACAGTGAAGTAATACTTACCTTCGTTCTTTCTCACGATGTATTTGATCTTTGACACTCCACTCTGTAATTTACCCCCGACGCGGTCGGCCAATGTATCAACCTCTCCTATCATGACCGCTTGCTCCTCTAGTTCCCTCCCCATATCGTCGGCCTGCTGCCGCAAGTTGCCAACAGTGCGGAAGACGCCATCTAACTGTTCATCTTGCTCGTGCATCAGTTCCATTTGCCGTTGCTGTTCGAGAGCGGCATAGTAATCATCTCCTCTATCATCCGCCGACGGGGAGAGGACATTATCAAAGTCGGATGGATTGGGTAGACCCGAAGGCGAACTGCCAGTGGGCGCATCCAATCTAGCACTGCCAGTCGCCGCTGAACTAGTAACGGCTTTTTGCAATTCCTCTCTCATTTGCTCGATCTCCCCGCCGACATCTTCCACCAACTTTCGCCGACGCTGAACCTCTTCCAACTCCAAGCCATAACGGTATGGATCTTGTTCGATTGCACGGACACTCTCCACAAGGTCATCCAAGTCCGTAGTCAGTTCGGTCAGCGTCGTCTCCAGCTCCGAGCGTGCCTGTTGAAGCTCGGGATTGGATGGGGATTTGGCGAGAGACCTGATGCGTAGATATGATGAGAAGAGAGGTTTTGCTGTTTGCAGCGTCGCAAGGACGTCTCTGTGGAGGGTTAGCTCGTCGTGCTACTTGGCCAAAGGGGGAAAGCTAGGGAGACTGACGCTTGAACATGGAGGAACGGATCGGCGTGATCCATGGTTATAGTATCGCAATATTATTACTATGAAAGGAGCATTTCAAAGTACTAGTAATGGAACGGTAATTCTCGTAGCCTCGAAGGACCGAAAGCCTGTGAATGATGATACTTTGTTCTGGATTGCGAGGACATTCCAGATGGAAGCCAGGCGGTGGTAGAAGCGGTAAGCTGGGGCGGTGCTATGGGAAGGCGGTGGGGCCAATCTCACCCCTTACAATACAGCTCTGATAACCGTCATTTCATTAACTGTCTGTTCATATTTTCATTCTGGTATAGGAATCTAATTGTCGCTCATCTAGCCATTATAAAACAATGTTGAAATAGCCCATCGTAAACACTTGGTGAAGACCGGCGTGTCTCTGAGTCCACATGTCTTTCAAATACTTCTCCGCAGCGCGGTTATATTGTCGGCCTTGATCATCAATCAGTGCTGGTTTCACACTCCAGCTTCTCACTCGTCGCTTGCAGTCACAGGCTTGACAGCCCAAGCCTGGGACATTCTTCCAGGCTTTCCAGTAATTATCGAGTGGGTCTGAGAATTGACATTTTCTTAGGCCGGATTCCGAAGCTTTCTCCTCCAGACCACAGCACTCATCCTGAGGGCTCAGGAGGAGCTTTGCTAGGGATTGTGGCGATTGCTTCAGCAGAAACCATGAGATCATGCTGTATTCATTCCTCGCATCCCGATGCCACACTTTGGGACCATGTCGGAGTAGCATCCTCTCCATAAGCTCCCGCAGCATTCGAAGTGTGACGTGGAAGTCGACCTCTGTCTGCTCATCAAGGTAACCTCTGAATTTGAGCCGCCTCCTGCCGATATCTACTTCTCTATAGCCCCACTTTAAGACTGTATAAGCGTGGCTGGCATACTCTTGAAAGGACATCAGGCGACGCTTGTTTCGCGGGATCTCGTGGTACTCTTCCAGCATCCTAGTAAGCACCAATAGGCGCCCGGTAACGTCCGGAACCAGAGGGTTTatcttttgctttgttttgtATGTGTCACGAGCAATATCGGCCATGTGGAAAAGCACGTACAGCCCTCGCTCTAGTCGTTGAACGAGCCGTTGTTCTGCATGATAGTTCATCTTTGGACTTTCTTCGTCTGAGAAGGGACCCCATACTGAGGGGACAATCTGGCACGCCAGCTTGTGTGCAATGTCCTGGCGCTCAATGAAACCCGAAAGATTGTGTACCGTCAGTGTTCTCTGTTCACCCGTCCGCGGGTTCAAAGTGAGCACAGGGTCAAATGTGCtgatgccatggctgcgCATTAACCATCGGCAAATGTGTGGTTCAAGCAATTTAATGGCTTCATAGGTTGCCTTGTTAACCAAGCATAGTGCCAACACTACACCGATATCTCCATTGATAATGATTTGAAAAAGCACATCGGGGATGGAGCCTAAGGGCCTTTGTCTCTGCTTCGTCTTTGAAATTATTATCTAGGTGGATATAAGCTGGATCAGCAAGTGGTAGGAATGCTCTATGATAAATTACAGAACAGCACGTTCTAAGCCATCATGTTTACTTACCATAATTCTGTAGATGTTTTGTGCTCTAGCTAAGTGAGCTCGCGTGACAATTTCAGATATCGACTATCAACTTATGCTGAGGAACCTATTGCTTATATTTTCTTAACAGCAAGGGGGAAAAATTGCCGCATAGCTATACTTAAGCTCTCGACGGTGTGACGCGTTGGTAGAGAATCATCTGCGTGCCTGTTGTAATTTCGCAGATCGCGAGGCTGAGCCTGCAGGATGCAggagaaaataattaaacaaAGTAAATGGACTGGTCAGTAGAGAAGAGTATATCATACGTGGTGACACCCCTTGCCTGGCCTGGGATATCTCCTTTCTTCAGTGAGCGCAGTACGATCACATTTATGAGATGTTAGAGCGAAATAACCTATCGCGAGCGTTGCCCACTGCCAGCGCAGTTTTGTTCTCTATATATGCTGGAATCCAGAACCGGGTCGGGCAGCTCCATTCTTAGCGGGAGATTTGATGTTAGTGGCTGTTTAATATAGCATAGCTATTAGCAGCACACCAATATTGACCTAAAAGTAAAGATCAGCAGGTCTCATGTGCCACTATCGCTAATAGTCTGGCCTCCATTGCTGTCACTGTGGGCTTCGTCATGATGCACCAAAATCCAACCAAGCAAGTGATCGGGATTTCAGGGGAGTCCAGGAGCCCACCGTGGTGTCAGGAGGATTCCCGATAGTGTCGAGTTGGGTGAGAAACAACCTCCACACCTGCTCTCCATACCCCATACTTATGGATTCCGCAGATCCGCGGTGGTGGAGCTCGCAACGGGCCTAAACCGAATTCGTTCAACTTTTTACCCCTCTaccaaaaggaaaaaaaaaaaaaaaaaagaaaaatttctGGAATTATTCTGTGATCCTCGCGGCCCTCAACATTCCTTGTGACTTACCtcgactttctttttatattatcgTTTCTCATTCGTTATACTCTCTTTAGTGCTTCGGGGTTGCGCAATTTTTCGTCTTTTGTTCcctgttttgctttttgattTCTGCGACGGTCGAACGAACGCATGCCACGACCTAAAACTCTTCCACTCGTTGAAGAGTGGACTGATCCCGATGCCTACGTCGACGCCCTCCTGTCCTTCGCTACCTCGTCCGACCTCTTCCGCCACCTTTGCGGCGGCGTGCATAACTTAGACTTTCTGACGCGCGAACCGGATGTCTATACGTCGCTTCTTCCGGAGCATTGGCGAGCGTTCTTTGAActccatgatcttcaggACCTCCTCGACTTATTTCTGAGGGAGGATCTCCAACCCCTCCTAGATCAGAGCAGGAATCCAGCGACAGATGAAGGCAACCCAAATGCACGGCAGGAATGGAGGGGAGCTCCCTTACCTCCGACAGATCTCTTAGAGTACCTCCAACAGATCCGACGGCTTAGTTTGGGCAGAGATTTCCGGCCCCCACAACCTGGGAAACCAACGATACCGAAACACATCGCAGTGGGGATGAATGTCAAGAAGTACCATGAGGTAGCACACTTTTCGAGATATGTCGATTCCCTGTGCGCCACCGTGGATGGGCAGCGGGGCGACAACATAACCCACGTTGTGGACTTTGGGTCGGGTCAAAGCTATCTTGGGCGCACGCTCGCTAGCCCCCCATACAATCGGCACATTGTTGCtattgaaagaaaacatcaaTTCATCAATGGCGCGAAGGATTTTGATATCTTTGCGAAACTGCAggtgaagaaaaagaatagactatataataagaAGGCCGCCTGTAAAGATTGCGAGGAACCAGAGAGGCCTGTGACGATAGACGAGAATGCATCTTCCCGGGAGTCAGAAGACGCGGAGAACGTAACAATCGACGATAGCACAAAGCAAGACgtggacgaggaggatgttgCCATGATAAACGTCTTCCGAGACTTTAGTATCGCGCCGGATGAGATTGGCTCGGCTCCGCATAAGAACGATCTTAATAAGAAAGCGGCGGCTAAGAAACAGGAGTCCAATCAGCCAAGAGGCACGATGGATTATATTGAACACGAAATTAAGGATGGGTATCTGGAGCCTATTATAAAGGACGTGATTTCGCCGCCCACCGAGAACTCAACGAGCGCCGAGCAGGAAAGCAATGGAAAGTCGAATAATGCCCGTGTTATGGTTATTTCCTTACATTCTTGCGGAAATCTGCTTCATCATGGTGTTCAGTCTTTGGTCCTGAACCCGTCCGTGAAAGCTATTGCCATGATTGGTTGCTGCTATAACCTGATGACCGAAAGACTCGGCCCTGCTACATACAAACTTCCTATTCTTCGAACCATGCACCCTCGTCTGACCAAGGATGCCATCGCGTATGATCCACACGGCTTTCCGATGTCGAAACGTCTGGAAGACTACGAGCATGACAGTGGAAGAGGTGTAAAGCTGAACATTACCGCAAGGTCGATGGCTGTTCAGGCGCCCTACAACTGGGGCAGGGAAGACAGCGAGAATTTCTTCACCCGGCACTTCTATCGGTCCCTCCTCCAGAAAGTCCTGGTAGACCGTGGGGTTGTGGAGAAGCCTTCCATCCCGAAAGATTTGTACGGCGCGGAGTCTTTGGATTCCAGTGAGGCTGGAAACCCTCTCATTGTCGGCTCCTTGCGAAAGTCCGCATTCACATCCTTTCCTACATATGTTCGCGCTGCCGTGGTGAAGCTCAGCCGGGATCCTCATAACGGCGAGAAGGTGAAAGCAGGCATGGCCGATATCACCGAGGAAGAGCTAAATGACTACGTGGAAAAGTACGGGCACACGAGGAAGTACCTCGGCATAGTGTGGAGCTTGATGGCCTATAGTTCATCTTTGGTTGAGGCCATTATCGTGGTTGACCGATGGCAATTCCTGCGTGAACACGACAGTGTCAAGGACTGCTGGGTTGAGCCCGTGTTCGATTATGGCGTAAGCCCAAGGAATCTGGCTGTCATCGGTATTAAAAAGTGAGATTGGCCAATCCTAATCGGTAAATTTCCTGATTACGCATTTTCTTCCCGTACTCTTCGAACCTTTCAGGCTATGCTTCATTGCTTGAGTTCAATGGGGACAAAACGGAACCAGGAACCAAGGCCTCAGATGTGGTCTGTTTAGACTTGG
The sequence above is a segment of the Aspergillus flavus chromosome 4, complete sequence genome. Coding sequences within it:
- a CDS encoding SNARE domain protein, whose translation is MRSHGISTFDPVLTLNPRTGEQRTLTVHNLSGFIERQDIAHKLACQIVPSVWGPFSDEESPKMNYHAEQRLVQRLERGLYVLFHMADIARDTYKTKQKINPLVPDVTGRLLVLTRMLEEYHEIPRNKRRLMSFQEYASHAYTVLKWGYREVDIGRRRLKFRGYLDEQTEVDFHVTLRMLRELMERMLLRHGPKVWHRDARNEYSMISWFLLKQSPQSLAKLLLSPQDECCGLEEKASESGLRKCQFSDPLDNYWKAWKNVPGLGCQACDCKRRVRSWSVKPALIDDQGRQYNRAAEKDVLATLQTAKPLFSSYLRIRSLAKSPSNPELQQARSELETTLTELTTDLDDLVESVRAIEQDPYRYGLELEEVQRRRKLVEDVGGEIEQMREELQKAVTSSAATGSARLDAPTGSSPSGLPNPSDFDNVLSPSADDRGDDYYAALEQQRQMELMHEQDEQLDGVFRTVGNLRQQADDMGRELEEQAVMIGEVDTLADRVGGKLQSGVSKIKYIVRKNEDTMSSFCIAVLIFVLVLLLILVIAL
- a CDS encoding methyltransferase domain-containing protein, giving the protein MPRPKTLPLVEEWTDPDAYVDALLSFATSSDLFRHLCGGVHNLDFLTREPDVYTSLLPEHWRAFFELHDLQDLLDLFLREDLQPLLDQSRNPATDEGNPNARQEWRGAPLPPTDLLEYLQQIRRLSLGRDFRPPQPGKPTIPKHIAVGMNVKKYHEVAHFSRYVDSLCATVDGQRGDNITHVVDFGSGQSYLGRTLASPPYNRHIVAIERKHQFINGAKDFDIFAKLQVKKKNRLYNKKAACKDCEEPERPVTIDENASSRESEDAENVTIDDSTKQDVDEEDVAMINVFRDFSIAPDEIGSAPHKNDLNKKAAAKKQESNQPRGTMDYIEHEIKDGYLEPIIKDVISPPTENSTSAEQESNGKSNNARVMVISLHSCGNLLHHGVQSLVLNPSVKAIAMIGCCYNLMTERLGPATYKLPILRTMHPRLTKDAIAYDPHGFPMSKRLEDYEHDSGRGVKLNITARSMAVQAPYNWGREDSENFFTRHFYRSLLQKVLVDRGVVEKPSIPKDLYGAESLDSSEAGNPLIVGSLRKSAFTSFPTYVRAAVVKLSRDPHNGEKVKAGMADITEEELNDYVEKYGHTRKYLGIVWSLMAYSSSLVEAIIVVDRWQFLREHDSVKDCWVEPVFDYGVSPRNLAVIGIKK
- a CDS encoding NAP family protein, with the translated sequence MSTDFGASLLDRLQGSEPTEAQLKKMSFLEEKRSRIDVDCLRDSTLKMRDWYNERDAFVNGNDEIKENFWVRVFANAPSEIDQYIMTPDAAALGSTLTNLKVERFELNEQGQGEPRSIRLTFEFRTGEENPFFENEKLVKELYWRRRSVKNADGKTKSWEGLVSEPVRIQWKKDMDLTKGLLDAACDLAEAEKGGKDRKKLPELEKLKNKIVELETTADQEDEDEDFPLSPAGASFFAFFGYRGNDVSAEESKVATKQADERFAKLSKGETVEDEEEEEDEEFEDIEVFPDGEQLAIAIADDLWPHALELFNRDEGMDIEELEGDVDDEDEDDGDDEEDARPKKKTKV